In Halovulum dunhuangense, one genomic interval encodes:
- a CDS encoding acyltransferase family protein, with translation MASTLANPPAASRPRAVWIDRLRAALILLVILHHAAITHGASGSWFFKAAGATNLPLTFLAAVNQAFFMGLFFLISGALAPASLDRKGATAFLTDRLLRLGVPVLVFGVFLGPLTVALASAPPEAILGDAGRRILRGGFILGPLWFPAALLVFSIALPVWPGRGSAARPVPPFACWLGLALATGLAALLLRQVVPVGATVAGFQLGYFASYVVLFAVGVAAGRNGWLDRLPFQSLWPAMAMGLAALPILPAVLLSSDAPRFETGFSPAAIAYAFWEPLVALGAIAALILWSQRRGDRLADFWSWAAANSYGAFILHAPILVAVSRTLDAVGTPHGAALPLSVVGTTLAAFGLAALLRGSALVRRVV, from the coding sequence ATGGCGAGCACCCTGGCAAACCCACCGGCCGCGTCCCGCCCGCGCGCCGTCTGGATCGACCGGCTGCGTGCGGCCCTGATCCTGCTGGTGATCCTGCATCACGCCGCGATCACCCATGGCGCAAGCGGCAGCTGGTTCTTCAAGGCGGCCGGGGCGACGAACCTGCCGCTCACATTCCTTGCCGCCGTGAACCAGGCCTTCTTCATGGGGCTGTTCTTCCTGATCTCGGGCGCGCTCGCCCCGGCATCGCTCGACCGCAAGGGGGCGACGGCCTTCCTGACTGACCGCCTTCTGCGCCTCGGGGTGCCGGTGCTGGTTTTCGGGGTCTTCCTTGGCCCGCTGACCGTCGCGCTGGCGAGCGCACCGCCAGAAGCCATCCTCGGGGACGCGGGCCGACGCATCCTGCGCGGCGGCTTCATCCTCGGCCCGCTCTGGTTTCCGGCGGCCTTGCTGGTCTTCTCGATCGCGCTTCCGGTCTGGCCGGGACGCGGCAGCGCGGCCCGACCGGTGCCGCCCTTCGCCTGCTGGCTGGGCCTCGCGCTCGCCACCGGTCTTGCCGCGCTCCTGCTCCGGCAGGTCGTGCCGGTGGGCGCCACGGTCGCGGGCTTCCAGCTCGGCTATTTCGCCTCCTATGTGGTGCTATTCGCCGTGGGCGTCGCGGCGGGGCGGAACGGCTGGCTCGACCGTCTGCCATTTCAGAGCCTGTGGCCCGCGATGGCCATGGGGCTTGCGGCGCTGCCGATCCTGCCGGCGGTCCTGCTGTCCAGCGATGCGCCCCGCTTCGAAACCGGGTTCTCGCCCGCCGCCATCGCCTATGCCTTCTGGGAACCCCTGGTGGCGCTTGGCGCAATCGCCGCGCTGATCCTGTGGAGCCAGCGCCGGGGCGACCGCCTTGCGGATTTCTGGTCCTGGGCGGCCGCGAACAGCTACGGCGCCTTCATCCTGCACGCGCCGATCCTTGTGGCGGTCAGCCGCACGCTCGATGCCGTCGGCACGCCACATGGCGCGGCCCTGCCGCTGTCCGTTGTCGGAACGACACTTGCGGCCTTCGGGCTGGCGGCGCTCCTGCGCGGATCCGCGCTCGTGCGGCGTGTGGTCTGA
- a CDS encoding PLP-dependent aminotransferase family protein, with protein sequence MEPAVFASLVTLKPEGSETLVTQLYRGVRAAVLEGRLSAGEALPSSRAAASLLGVGRNTVNAAYDLLVAEGVIEVRPGAQPRVAALEVGRSEGSPAPIRLSDRAVAACKPRRRGTSEGRLAPGSPDPALFPADAWGRCLRRAARHRQDGAEGYAHFQGLPELRKVLADQLHRHRGLVCGPEDIVVTPGTQASLMIAAATFADPGDVALVESPGYISARATFEAAGLTCHALPVDAEGANPASAELGGARLIYVTPSTQYPTGVRMPIPRRLALLEAARAAGAVIVEDDYDSEFVWKGRGIAALAALPDAGHVVYLGSAAKSLLPGLRIGWMVAPKGSAQAVGAVQRRLGLAANVHAQAALAEFMAQGAYRAHVAAISAAYRERLGLVTSALTEALGNRVQLSAPDGGLQLTARLPELTDDAALREALNASGFAVSSLSDYFMGSPAQGLVIGFGTATARDARRLAETLARHLDSRDAP encoded by the coding sequence ATGGAACCAGCCGTGTTCGCAAGCCTCGTGACGCTGAAACCTGAGGGGTCGGAAACCCTCGTGACGCAGCTTTATCGCGGCGTCCGTGCCGCGGTGCTTGAGGGGCGGCTGTCGGCGGGCGAGGCCCTGCCCTCCTCGCGCGCGGCCGCTTCCCTTCTGGGCGTCGGTCGCAACACGGTCAACGCGGCCTACGACCTGCTGGTTGCCGAAGGCGTGATCGAGGTTCGCCCCGGTGCGCAACCGCGCGTGGCGGCGCTGGAAGTCGGGCGGTCCGAAGGGTCCCCGGCGCCGATCCGGCTGTCGGATCGCGCCGTCGCCGCCTGCAAACCCCGCCGACGGGGCACCTCGGAAGGCCGCCTTGCCCCCGGCTCGCCCGATCCGGCGCTGTTCCCGGCCGATGCCTGGGGCCGCTGCCTGCGCCGGGCCGCGCGCCACCGGCAGGACGGGGCCGAAGGATATGCCCATTTCCAGGGCCTGCCCGAGTTGCGCAAGGTGCTGGCCGACCAGTTGCACCGCCATCGCGGCCTGGTCTGCGGGCCCGAGGATATCGTCGTGACCCCCGGCACGCAGGCCAGCCTGATGATCGCGGCCGCCACCTTCGCCGATCCGGGCGACGTCGCGCTGGTGGAAAGCCCGGGCTACATCAGCGCCCGGGCGACGTTCGAGGCCGCTGGCCTGACCTGCCATGCGCTGCCTGTCGATGCCGAAGGCGCCAATCCGGCAAGCGCGGAGTTGGGCGGCGCACGGCTGATCTATGTCACACCCTCCACCCAGTATCCGACCGGCGTGCGGATGCCGATACCCCGCCGCCTTGCCCTGCTGGAGGCAGCGCGCGCCGCGGGCGCGGTGATCGTCGAGGACGATTACGACAGCGAGTTCGTCTGGAAAGGCAGGGGCATCGCCGCGCTGGCAGCACTGCCGGATGCGGGCCACGTCGTCTATCTTGGCAGCGCCGCGAAAAGCCTGCTGCCGGGCCTGCGGATCGGCTGGATGGTGGCGCCGAAGGGCAGCGCCCAGGCAGTCGGCGCCGTGCAGCGCCGGCTGGGCCTGGCGGCGAATGTCCACGCGCAGGCGGCACTGGCCGAGTTCATGGCGCAGGGGGCCTACCGGGCGCATGTTGCCGCGATTTCCGCAGCCTATCGCGAGCGGCTCGGCCTCGTCACATCGGCGCTGACCGAGGCGCTGGGAAACCGCGTGCAGCTTTCCGCGCCCGATGGCGGATTGCAGCTGACAGCCCGACTGCCCGAACTGACCGACGACGCCGCGCTGCGCGAGGCGCTGAATGCATCGGGTTTCGCCGTCTCCTCGCTGTCGGACTACTTCATGGGATCGCCCGCGCAGGGCCTTGTCATCGGCTTCGGCACCGCAACCGCCCGGGACGCCCGCCGCCTTGCCGAAACGCTGGCCCGGCATCTGGACAGCCGCGATGCACCATGA
- a CDS encoding pyridoxamine 5'-phosphate oxidase family protein: MTDQPRFNRARNTKRALYDEATVHAILDAGMVGHVGFVAEGRPMVMPMAYARGPGCIWLHGASKARIVTLARGMPLSMTVTLLDGIVAARSGFHHSVNYRSAVVHGKGRAVTDPAELDTALQAITEHLLPGRQAEIRPMTAQERKATGVVALTIEAASAKIRSGPPVDEAGDHGLGLWGGVVPVVTALGRGIPDGHTPGDVAEPRSVGRARARFAT; the protein is encoded by the coding sequence ATGACCGACCAGCCCCGTTTCAACCGCGCCCGCAACACGAAACGCGCCCTCTATGACGAGGCGACCGTTCACGCGATCCTTGACGCCGGAATGGTCGGTCATGTCGGCTTTGTCGCCGAAGGGCGGCCGATGGTGATGCCCATGGCCTATGCCCGCGGCCCCGGCTGCATCTGGCTTCACGGTGCCTCGAAGGCGCGGATCGTGACGCTGGCGCGGGGGATGCCCTTGTCGATGACCGTCACGCTGCTTGACGGGATCGTGGCGGCGCGGTCCGGCTTCCATCATTCGGTCAACTACCGCTCGGCCGTGGTGCACGGCAAGGGCCGGGCTGTCACCGATCCCGCAGAGCTGGACACCGCCTTGCAGGCGATCACCGAGCATCTTCTGCCCGGTCGCCAGGCCGAGATCCGCCCGATGACCGCGCAGGAACGCAAGGCGACCGGCGTCGTCGCCCTTACCATCGAGGCCGCGAGCGCCAAGATCCGCAGCGGCCCCCCGGTCGATGAGGCTGGCGACCATGGTCTGGGCCTGTGGGGGGGTGTCGTGCCGGTCGTGACCGCGCTGGGCCGGGGCATCCCCGATGGCCACACGCCCGGGGATGTGGCCGAGCCCCGCTCTGTTGGCCGCGCCCGCGCGCGCTTTGCCACCTGA
- a CDS encoding serine hydrolase domain-containing protein → MKNLLLSTFIAAAALVGATGSAMAKDQTMHRWTDPMNRFSLVRPDGWQIDMSGPMVALSSPEGDIALWFGLSEAADPAEAVAAAWDTVGEPAAAPQAVVPAPPRDGFEAAIAFVYPPEGDTIRQAVVESVDGRLHMTLIRGRMAALERRGAQVNIAVTGFRPSDAAAIDLSGATPDALAAEDLDALGAYVRDNLARFDLPGAVVAVVQGGEVRLLRGFGVRALGGDDPMTPDTRLMIGSVGKTMTTLVMARLVEDGRLSWDQPVRSILPGFAVADPELSETITVQNLVCACSGVPRRDMEFLFNADSLDAETVIGSLAGFEFFTGFGEAFQYSNQLVATGGWVAAAADGAEWGGLDAGHARVLEDRLFAPLGMSRSTLDFGMVAADDDAAVPHAPNGLGRRSALPLETEAALLAVAPAGAHWSTGADMARYLRALLALGGGDGIIRPDSFAHLTTPQVPVSASMSYGLGWFVEDWRGQRLIHHAGNTFGFTSELAFLPEAGAGIVILTNAGRANDFVQAVRARFLELLFDLPETHHAGAMIARAEADRRAGAWAQAQPVPPETAGAAEGRYRSGVLDEVTLRREGDRLLFDIGEFAGEVRVDPQRPDRWIIWDGPLFTRPLVFDPVAGSLVFGEGAARYVFEVVR, encoded by the coding sequence ATGAAAAATCTGCTACTGTCCACGTTCATTGCCGCGGCTGCCCTTGTCGGCGCCACTGGCTCTGCCATGGCCAAGGACCAGACCATGCACCGCTGGACCGACCCCATGAACCGCTTTTCGCTGGTCCGGCCCGATGGCTGGCAGATCGACATGTCGGGGCCGATGGTCGCGCTGAGCAGCCCCGAGGGCGACATCGCCCTGTGGTTCGGCCTGTCCGAGGCCGCCGATCCGGCCGAAGCGGTCGCCGCTGCCTGGGACACGGTGGGCGAACCCGCGGCCGCGCCGCAGGCCGTCGTTCCGGCGCCCCCGCGCGACGGGTTCGAGGCGGCGATAGCCTTCGTCTATCCCCCCGAGGGCGACACCATCCGGCAGGCTGTCGTGGAAAGCGTCGATGGCCGCCTGCACATGACGCTGATCCGGGGAAGGATGGCCGCGCTCGAGCGCCGCGGCGCACAGGTCAACATCGCGGTGACGGGGTTCCGGCCTTCGGATGCCGCGGCCATCGACCTGTCCGGGGCCACGCCCGATGCACTTGCCGCGGAGGATCTGGACGCGCTCGGCGCGTATGTCCGGGACAATCTCGCCCGTTTCGACCTGCCCGGCGCGGTGGTGGCCGTGGTCCAGGGGGGCGAGGTTCGGCTGCTGCGCGGCTTCGGTGTCCGTGCCCTGGGGGGCGATGATCCGATGACGCCGGACACGCGCCTGATGATCGGTTCGGTCGGCAAGACGATGACGACCCTCGTGATGGCGCGCCTGGTCGAGGACGGCCGCCTGTCCTGGGACCAGCCGGTGCGCAGCATATTGCCGGGCTTTGCCGTGGCGGACCCGGAGCTTTCGGAGACGATCACCGTGCAGAACCTGGTTTGCGCCTGCTCGGGCGTTCCGCGCCGCGACATGGAATTCCTGTTCAACGCCGATAGCCTCGATGCCGAGACGGTGATCGGCTCTCTGGCGGGCTTCGAGTTCTTCACCGGCTTCGGCGAGGCGTTCCAGTATTCCAACCAGCTTGTCGCCACCGGCGGCTGGGTGGCGGCGGCGGCCGACGGGGCGGAATGGGGCGGGCTGGATGCCGGCCATGCGCGGGTTCTGGAGGATCGGCTATTCGCGCCGCTTGGCATGAGCCGCTCCACGCTCGACTTCGGCATGGTCGCGGCTGACGATGATGCCGCCGTGCCCCACGCGCCCAACGGCCTTGGCAGGCGCAGCGCGTTGCCGCTCGAGACCGAAGCCGCGCTTCTTGCCGTCGCGCCCGCGGGGGCGCATTGGTCCACCGGGGCCGACATGGCGCGCTATCTCCGGGCGCTGCTTGCCTTGGGCGGCGGGGATGGCATCATCCGGCCCGACAGTTTCGCCCATCTGACCACGCCGCAAGTGCCGGTCAGCGCGTCGATGTCCTACGGTCTGGGCTGGTTCGTCGAGGACTGGCGCGGCCAGCGGCTGATCCACCACGCGGGCAACACCTTCGGCTTCACGAGCGAGCTGGCCTTCTTGCCCGAGGCCGGGGCAGGCATCGTGATCCTGACCAATGCGGGCCGGGCCAACGACTTCGTGCAGGCGGTCCGCGCACGGTTCCTGGAGTTGCTGTTCGACCTGCCCGAGACGCACCACGCCGGCGCAATGATCGCCCGGGCCGAGGCGGATCGCCGTGCAGGCGCGTGGGCGCAAGCGCAGCCGGTCCCGCCCGAGACAGCAGGGGCGGCGGAGGGCCGGTACCGGTCCGGCGTGCTGGACGAAGTCACCCTGCGCCGCGAGGGCGACCGGCTGCTGTTCGACATCGGCGAATTTGCGGGCGAGGTCCGGGTGGACCCGCAACGCCCCGATCGCTGGATCATCTGGGACGGGCCGCTCTTCACCAGGCCGCTTGTCTTCGACCCCGTGGCCGGATCGCTTGTCTTCGGCGAAGGCGCGGCGCGGTATGTCTTCGAGGTGGTGCGATGA
- a CDS encoding SH3 domain-containing protein — protein MTGAGGLPLWFAVLVVLSLVGMSGPAAADPVRTGAEHCVVNLAQDDPLNLRAGPGTRHPVLARLPYGRCGLTIRGAACRGNWCPVEDGHHAGWVHRRYIAAVSLPSSCLSPLARPHAVALRAWPSDGSRVLAHMTPESCGIALLPYQAEGWQKIRQGGREGWVRLSDLLITDGRGLTGQPAIRMHAMPALAAGDAARGQGCCRVPRWLARRRPHALSGCRIGGSAAAGSMKTGIAMSFVPKFPGIAFR, from the coding sequence ATGACGGGGGCCGGCGGTCTGCCGTTGTGGTTCGCGGTTCTCGTCGTCCTCTCGCTTGTCGGGATGTCGGGGCCGGCCGCGGCTGATCCGGTCCGCACGGGGGCCGAGCACTGCGTCGTCAATCTTGCGCAGGACGATCCGCTGAACCTGCGGGCGGGGCCGGGAACCCGCCATCCGGTTCTGGCGCGCTTGCCCTACGGGCGCTGCGGATTGACCATCAGGGGGGCCGCCTGCCGGGGCAACTGGTGCCCGGTCGAGGACGGCCACCATGCCGGCTGGGTGCATCGTCGCTACATCGCCGCGGTTTCGCTGCCCTCAAGCTGCCTGAGCCCGCTGGCCCGGCCGCATGCCGTGGCATTGCGCGCCTGGCCTTCCGATGGCTCCCGCGTGCTGGCCCATATGACTCCGGAAAGCTGCGGGATCGCCCTGCTGCCCTACCAGGCGGAGGGATGGCAGAAGATACGGCAGGGTGGCCGGGAAGGCTGGGTGCGCCTGTCCGACCTTCTGATCACGGACGGCCGGGGCCTGACCGGTCAGCCCGCGATCCGGATGCACGCCATGCCGGCCCTTGCCGCGGGCGATGCCGCCAGGGGGCAGGGGTGCTGTCGCGTCCCGCGATGGCTGGCCCGCCGCCGACCACATGCCCTTTCGGGGTGCAGGATTGGCGGATCTGCGGCGGCAGGGTCCATGAAAACAGGCATTGCGATGTCATTCGTGCCCAAGTTTCCCGGCATAGCATTCCGATGA
- a CDS encoding LysR family transcriptional regulator, with protein sequence MEDFSLDAILLFTAVATAGSLSSAAAITRTSPATLSRQINRLEEITGCALFLRTPAGYRLTEDGRELLDRCRPLLAIRDDLKTWRNATQGPGVRVSAGTWTALFLSRNLGRIWRPSDPHRIVLQTTEARLGIAHRQIDIGLRNGPPTEANLAGRKLVDVAYAPYRSRYLAGDVVPGWIAVHPDHAVTRSARWVLENHAANCVIFASAPRTLLDLLHMQAGRAVLPCIIGDTDPGLVRDGSTIDELAEEQWLVLHDETRHRKEIRTVADRIVDLVTASSECYAGKLGHE encoded by the coding sequence ATGGAAGACTTCAGCCTTGACGCGATCCTTCTGTTCACCGCGGTGGCGACCGCCGGCTCTCTGTCGTCGGCCGCCGCGATCACCCGCACCAGCCCGGCGACATTGTCGCGCCAGATCAACCGGTTGGAAGAGATCACCGGATGTGCCCTTTTCCTGCGGACGCCAGCCGGCTACCGACTGACGGAGGACGGCAGGGAACTGCTGGACCGCTGCCGCCCGCTGCTCGCGATCCGGGACGACCTGAAGACCTGGCGGAATGCAACTCAGGGGCCAGGGGTGCGGGTCTCGGCCGGAACCTGGACGGCGCTCTTCCTTTCGCGAAACCTGGGGCGGATCTGGCGTCCTTCGGACCCCCATCGGATCGTGCTCCAGACGACCGAAGCGCGGCTCGGGATCGCACACCGGCAGATCGACATCGGCCTTCGCAACGGCCCGCCGACCGAGGCGAACCTTGCGGGGCGCAAGCTCGTCGACGTGGCCTATGCGCCCTACCGGTCGCGGTATCTTGCGGGGGACGTCGTGCCGGGCTGGATCGCGGTACATCCGGATCACGCCGTGACGCGTTCGGCCCGATGGGTCCTCGAGAACCACGCCGCAAACTGCGTCATCTTCGCAAGTGCGCCTCGCACCCTACTGGACCTGTTGCACATGCAAGCCGGCCGGGCTGTTCTTCCCTGTATCATCGGCGACACCGACCCCGGCCTGGTGCGCGACGGATCGACGATCGACGAACTGGCCGAAGAGCAGTGGCTGGTTCTTCATGACGAAACGCGCCACAGGAAAGAGATCCGCACCGTCGCGGACCGCATCGTCGATCTGGTGACAGCATCATCGGAATGCTATGCCGGGAAACTTGGGCACGAATGA
- a CDS encoding LysE family translocator, with protein MDVTTALLGFTAAAALLTITPGLDTALVLRTATVEGRHRAMQAGAGVVAGVLAWGVIAALGLGALLAVSDLAYRVVQLAGAAYLIWLGAGMLRNACRAHVPDIRLVSAPRAPNWFLRGVLTNLLNPKVGVFYVSFLPQFLPAGVAVIPFSILLSVIHAALGLLFFAAIVAATVPFQRALTGTRLPRILDGITGSVLILLAVRLLTERRVS; from the coding sequence ATGGACGTCACGACCGCCCTGCTCGGCTTTACCGCAGCCGCGGCCCTTCTGACGATTACTCCGGGGTTGGACACGGCCCTGGTCCTGCGCACCGCGACGGTCGAGGGGCGACACCGTGCCATGCAAGCGGGGGCAGGCGTAGTGGCGGGCGTGCTTGCATGGGGGGTGATCGCGGCGCTGGGTCTTGGGGCGTTGCTTGCAGTCTCGGACCTGGCGTATCGCGTCGTTCAGCTTGCTGGTGCTGCCTATCTGATCTGGCTGGGCGCCGGCATGTTGCGCAATGCCTGTCGCGCCCATGTTCCGGACATCCGCTTGGTTTCCGCACCACGCGCGCCGAACTGGTTTCTGCGCGGGGTGCTGACCAACCTTCTCAATCCCAAGGTCGGTGTGTTCTATGTCAGCTTCCTGCCGCAGTTTCTGCCTGCGGGCGTGGCGGTCATCCCCTTCAGCATTCTTCTGTCGGTCATCCATGCCGCATTGGGCCTTCTGTTCTTTGCCGCGATCGTCGCGGCTACCGTGCCTTTCCAGCGCGCGCTGACCGGCACGCGTCTGCCCCGTATTCTCGACGGGATCACGGGAAGCGTGCTGATCCTGCTTGCGGTGCGCCTGTTGACCGAACGGCGGGTGTCATGA
- a CDS encoding ABC transporter substrate-binding protein → MIARPVLGGLLAASLAAAATAGDDTVRLGVLFGFTGPIESLAADFGEAADVAIAEINAAGGILGGREIVAVRADTTCADTGAATAAAERLVSGRRVHAILGAGCSGASSAVVAGVLAPRGVLAISPASTSPALSTIEDRGLFFRTAPSDARQGEILADLTMARGIGSVAVTYTNNDYGSGLAQAFRDAFEARGGTVTLVATHEDGRGDYSAEVGALAASGAEALLVVGYVDQGGIGIVQAALDTGAFDRFILPDGMLHQTLLDRFGDALDGSFGTTPGGASDAIAAYDALAAEAGATGTGPFRAETYDATALIALSMEAAGSTDNAAMAAVLTGLANAPGIPIGPGQLGRALELVAEGTDIDYEGATGVEFDAAGDAMGSFRRLEIIGGTLADIGGS, encoded by the coding sequence ATGATTGCAAGACCCGTGCTCGGCGGCCTCCTGGCCGCAAGCCTTGCCGCCGCCGCTACCGCCGGGGACGATACCGTTCGCCTGGGCGTGCTTTTCGGCTTCACCGGCCCGATCGAGTCGCTGGCGGCCGATTTCGGCGAAGCGGCGGACGTCGCCATCGCCGAAATCAACGCCGCAGGCGGCATCCTTGGCGGCCGCGAGATCGTCGCCGTTCGGGCTGACACCACCTGCGCCGACACCGGGGCGGCGACCGCGGCGGCCGAACGCCTCGTGTCGGGCAGGCGCGTCCATGCCATTCTCGGCGCCGGCTGCTCGGGCGCGAGTTCGGCGGTGGTCGCCGGCGTGCTCGCGCCTCGGGGTGTGCTGGCGATCTCGCCTGCGTCGACCTCGCCGGCTCTCTCGACCATCGAGGACCGGGGATTGTTCTTCCGCACGGCGCCGTCCGACGCCCGGCAGGGCGAGATCCTGGCGGACCTCACGATGGCGCGCGGCATCGGCAGCGTCGCCGTCACCTACACCAACAACGACTACGGCAGCGGCCTTGCACAGGCGTTCAGGGACGCATTCGAGGCACGCGGCGGAACCGTGACCCTGGTCGCGACGCACGAAGATGGGCGGGGTGACTACTCGGCCGAGGTGGGTGCTCTCGCCGCTTCCGGTGCAGAGGCACTGCTGGTCGTCGGATATGTCGACCAGGGCGGTATCGGCATCGTGCAGGCGGCCCTCGACACCGGCGCGTTCGATCGCTTCATCCTGCCAGACGGCATGCTGCACCAGACGCTTCTCGACCGGTTCGGCGACGCGCTCGACGGCAGCTTCGGCACGACCCCCGGCGGCGCAAGCGACGCGATCGCGGCCTATGACGCGCTGGCGGCAGAGGCGGGGGCGACCGGCACCGGACCTTTCCGGGCCGAAACCTATGATGCGACCGCACTGATCGCGTTGTCGATGGAAGCCGCGGGCTCGACCGACAATGCGGCCATGGCCGCCGTCCTGACCGGCCTGGCGAATGCCCCCGGCATTCCGATCGGTCCGGGCCAGCTTGGCCGCGCACTCGAACTCGTCGCCGAGGGGACGGATATCGATTACGAGGGTGCGACGGGGGTGGAGTTCGATGCCGCAGGGGATGCCATGGGCAGTTTCCGCCGGCTTGAGATCATCGGCGGCACGCTCGCGGATATCGGCGGCTCCTGA
- a CDS encoding class I SAM-dependent DNA methyltransferase has protein sequence MPQPRAIYDGLLARVYDDYTDADARDDLRLWRRLVAECDGLALELASGTGRVLLPLLDEGHPVEGLDNSSDMLTLCRDRAAALGLAPVLHQADMTDFALGRRFGLIFCAAGSLTLLAEPGQMEAALDRAREHLGTGGLLALVMDGPGEPAMGTVVARDIIRHRDGARLRCILDALPDPNPEVARWRMTNEVVTPDGHAQQETTGIAFRRPLPDQFAAMLRACGFADVTLLDLQGNGPIRDDEEGYLVTARAI, from the coding sequence ATGCCGCAGCCCCGCGCGATCTATGACGGCCTGCTTGCCAGGGTCTATGACGACTACACCGACGCCGACGCCCGAGACGATCTCAGGCTATGGCGCAGGCTTGTCGCAGAATGTGATGGCCTCGCGCTTGAATTGGCAAGCGGCACGGGCCGCGTGCTGCTGCCGCTGCTTGACGAAGGGCATCCCGTCGAAGGGCTCGACAATTCTTCCGACATGCTGACGCTGTGCCGGGATCGGGCCGCGGCCCTGGGCCTGGCGCCGGTGCTGCATCAGGCGGACATGACGGATTTCGCGCTCGGACGCCGGTTCGGGCTGATCTTCTGCGCGGCGGGAAGCCTGACGCTTCTGGCAGAGCCGGGCCAGATGGAGGCCGCGCTCGACCGGGCGCGCGAACATCTCGGCACGGGGGGCTTGCTGGCGCTGGTGATGGACGGGCCCGGCGAACCGGCCATGGGCACGGTCGTCGCGCGGGACATCATCCGCCACCGCGACGGCGCGCGGCTGCGCTGCATCCTCGACGCCCTGCCGGACCCGAACCCCGAGGTGGCCCGGTGGCGGATGACGAACGAGGTCGTCACCCCGGACGGGCACGCCCAGCAAGAGACGACCGGGATCGCCTTTCGTCGTCCCCTTCCGGACCAATTCGCGGCGATGCTTCGGGCTTGCGGGTTCGCGGACGTAACCCTCCTGGACTTGCAGGGAAACGGGCCGATCCGCGACGACGAGGAAGGCTACCTCGTAACCGCGCGCGCGATCTGA
- a CDS encoding GNAT family N-acetyltransferase translates to MTIQMPDTRPDHSDRSGAHAEISISIATIGDAPALRALHELSLVMLAADAYSPRQIHRLFVTRDTAPPGMIAAGRMLVARRHGFVVGSAGWEPRRFDGQPGAHLRSVFVHPLLTRQGVASALVRAVETRAMERHAIRFTLAATVNAVPLYRRLGYAAVAHGNLDLGDGLSFPVVHMARRVQSAHIDAED, encoded by the coding sequence ATGACCATTCAGATGCCCGACACCAGACCCGACCATTCCGACCGTTCCGGCGCGCACGCGGAAATCTCGATTTCCATTGCCACGATCGGGGACGCCCCCGCTCTGCGGGCCCTGCACGAGCTGTCGCTCGTCATGTTGGCGGCCGACGCCTATTCCCCCCGACAGATCCACAGGCTCTTCGTCACCCGCGACACCGCCCCACCAGGGATGATCGCGGCGGGGCGCATGCTTGTCGCGCGACGGCACGGGTTTGTCGTCGGATCGGCTGGCTGGGAGCCGCGGAGGTTCGACGGTCAGCCCGGCGCCCATCTTCGGTCCGTCTTCGTCCACCCCCTGCTGACCCGGCAGGGCGTTGCCTCGGCGCTCGTGCGCGCGGTGGAAACCCGGGCCATGGAACGGCACGCGATCCGCTTCACGCTCGCGGCGACGGTCAACGCGGTTCCGCTCTACCGCCGTCTTGGTTATGCTGCCGTGGCGCACGGCAACCTCGACTTGGGCGACGGCCTGTCCTTTCCGGTGGTGCACATGGCGCGGCGCGTCCAGTCGGCGCACATCGATGCGGAGGATTGA